The sequence below is a genomic window from Methanoculleus sp. 7T.
GGTGAAGAATATGCCCGCCTACATGATCCAGCCTCTGCAGAAATCGATAGAAACGAGCACGGTTCTCGCAAAGAGAAAGGCGGAACGGTAGCGCACCGGGGCGAAGAGCGATACCCGGTGTTCCGAAGCGGACCTCTCTGCCGTTGCAGGAACGCTGCTCCGGCACCCTGCAACTGCGCGGACGAACGTCCGGGACTCCCCGGCCGGTTCGACCTTCGAACCCTGCCGTGCGGCCTTTTGACCCGGCTTCCCATGGAAAACATATTACCTGAAGCCGGCGGTTCACCCGGACATGCAACCCTTCACCATCGCCGTTCCGGAGGCTGTCCTCGACGACCTGCGCCGGCGGCTCGCCAATACCCGCTGGCCCGATGACGGTGCCGGGTGGGAGTATGGTACCGCTCTTTCATACATGAAAGACCTGGCCGATTACTGGCTGCACCGGTACGACTGGCGCAAGCACGAGGCGTACCTGAACCGATTCGCCCAGTTCCGGGCGGAGGTCGACGGGACGGGGATCCACTTCATCCACGAGCGCGGGAGGGGACCCGACCCGACGCCGGTCCTCCTGCTCCACGGCTGGCCCGACTCGTTCTACCGCTACCACCGCGCCGTCCCGATCCTGACCGGCCCGGGCACTTCGTGCCACGTGGTCGTCCCGTCCCTCCCCGGCCACGGGTTCTCCGACCGGAAGGCGATGACCGCCGACGATACCGCCGACCTCTTCGCCAGGCTGATGACGGACGTGCTGGGATACGAGAAATTCGTCGCGGCCGGCGGCGACGCCGGGGCGCTGATCGTCCAGACCCTCGCGGACCGCCACCCCGACGCCCTGATCGGCATCCACCTGACCGACGTCGGCTAC
It includes:
- a CDS encoding epoxide hydrolase family protein, translated to MQPFTIAVPEAVLDDLRRRLANTRWPDDGAGWEYGTALSYMKDLADYWLHRYDWRKHEAYLNRFAQFRAEVDGTGIHFIHERGRGPDPTPVLLLHGWPDSFYRYHRAVPILTGPGTSCHVVVPSLPGHGFSDRKAMTADDTADLFARLMTDVLGYEKFVAAGGDAGALIVQTLADRHPDALIGIHLTDVGYPDLTTDYSTLTVPELEFADSIREWWTNEGAFNIVQSTKPQSLAYGLADSPAGLAAWIMSFMASGTTGEEVEKRIGRDDLLTNITIYWVTQTIASSVRRYYLDAHAPLGPRLRTPVPAAVAHPPQDAPLPREWAERRVNLRRFAELSRGGHFAAWEEPELYAADLLGFLRELRNPERPAVPDPRESP